From Pseudomonas sp. LS1212, the proteins below share one genomic window:
- a CDS encoding type VI secretion protein — protein MSVRHWQAALLALIVLSGLGGCSGNYKFNDNTYRPLGDPHAVNRGK, from the coding sequence ATGTCTGTTCGTCACTGGCAAGCCGCCCTGCTGGCTCTGATCGTTCTCAGCGGCCTCGGCGGCTGTAGCGGCAATTACAAATTCAACGACAACACCTATCGCCCATTGGGTGATCCGCATGCGGTCAATCGCGGCAAGTGA
- a CDS encoding sigma-54-dependent Fis family transcriptional regulator codes for MFTRVPQPLIYAEALLAQFASLSRVADGGALLGDFVRGVAALSGCELSQLYLLDATHTRLGLSTECLGGILQPREAASLPADYNGEQLLQFALCQNRVVSLVGLSGSLHETSFLPAQDTPWQSLLCVPLVNTQKAVEGLLLCASREHVDLQGFADSMGQLGSFVLGQLHLLQRLHRPVGDAAPVPSTPVSASGYGLIGNSTAMRQTYQLISKVLHSPYTVLLRGETGTGKEVVARAIHDYGPRRSQVFVVQNCAAFPENLLESELFGYRKGAFTGADRDRPGLFDAANGGTLLLDEIGDMPLSLQSKLLRVLQEGEIRPLGSNDTHKIDVRIIAATHRDLAVLVSEGKFREDLYYRLAQFPIKLPALRQREGDILDLARHFADKACAFLQRDPVNWSETALNHLSNYTFPGNVRELKGLVERAVLLCEGGELLAEHFSLSSEALPEEPGLNLRERLEKVERHLLLDCLRKNDGNQTLAARELGLPRRTLLYRLARLNINLGDFEG; via the coding sequence ATGTTCACTCGTGTACCGCAACCACTGATCTACGCCGAGGCGCTGCTGGCGCAGTTCGCCAGCCTGTCCCGGGTGGCCGACGGTGGCGCGCTGCTGGGCGATTTCGTGCGCGGGGTGGCCGCGCTCAGCGGTTGCGAGCTGAGCCAGCTGTACCTGCTGGATGCCACCCATACCCGACTGGGCCTGAGCACCGAATGTCTGGGCGGCATCCTGCAACCGCGGGAAGCGGCGAGCCTGCCGGCGGATTACAACGGTGAGCAGCTGCTGCAATTCGCCCTGTGCCAGAACCGCGTGGTGAGCCTGGTGGGGCTGAGTGGCAGCCTGCACGAAACCAGCTTCCTGCCGGCCCAGGACACACCCTGGCAGTCGCTGTTGTGCGTGCCGCTGGTGAATACGCAAAAGGCCGTTGAAGGTCTGTTGCTGTGCGCCAGCCGTGAACATGTCGACCTTCAGGGCTTCGCCGATTCCATGGGGCAGTTGGGCTCGTTCGTGCTCGGGCAACTGCACCTGCTGCAACGCCTGCACCGTCCGGTGGGCGACGCGGCACCCGTGCCCAGCACCCCGGTCAGTGCCAGTGGTTACGGGCTGATTGGCAACAGCACGGCCATGCGCCAGACCTACCAGCTGATCAGCAAGGTTCTGCACAGCCCCTACACCGTATTGCTGCGCGGCGAGACCGGCACCGGCAAGGAAGTGGTGGCCCGCGCCATCCATGACTACGGCCCACGGCGCTCCCAGGTGTTCGTCGTGCAGAACTGCGCGGCGTTCCCGGAGAACCTGCTGGAGAGCGAGCTGTTCGGCTACCGCAAGGGCGCCTTCACCGGTGCCGATCGCGACCGCCCGGGGCTGTTCGATGCGGCCAATGGCGGCACCCTGTTGCTGGATGAAATCGGCGACATGCCGTTGTCCCTGCAGTCCAAGCTGTTACGCGTGCTGCAGGAGGGCGAGATCCGTCCGCTGGGTTCCAACGACACCCACAAGATCGACGTGCGCATCATCGCCGCGACCCACCGCGACCTGGCGGTGCTGGTCAGCGAAGGTAAGTTTCGCGAAGACCTGTACTACCGTCTGGCGCAGTTCCCGATCAAGTTGCCGGCCCTGCGCCAGCGCGAAGGCGACATCCTCGACCTGGCCCGGCACTTCGCCGACAAGGCCTGCGCCTTCCTGCAGCGCGACCCGGTGAACTGGTCGGAAACCGCCCTCAATCACCTGTCGAACTACACCTTCCCGGGCAACGTGCGTGAGCTCAAGGGCCTGGTGGAGCGGGCGGTGCTGTTGTGCGAAGGCGGCGAGCTGCTGGCCGAGCATTTCTCCCTGAGCAGCGAAGCGCTGCCGGAAGAACCTGGGCTGAACCTGCGTGAGCGCCTGGAGAAGGTCGAGCGCCATCTACTGCTCGATTGCCTGCGCAAGAACGACGGCAATCAGACCCTGGCGGCCCGCGAGCTTGGGTTGCCCAGGCGCACGCTGCTGTACCGCCTCGCGCGGCTGAACATCAATCTCGGCGACTTCGAGGGCTAG
- the tssK gene encoding type VI secretion system baseplate subunit TssK — MNVHKVIWQEGMLLRPQHFQHNDRYYDYQMKTRTQLLGSYSWGFLGLEIDLQFLNMGKLVISQASGILPDGSLFELGGNTEPLALDVPPNTGNTPIYLALPLVTGNHIESRRPEQSDVLARYTTYEAEVADSNAGDESSSQVSCAWPDFRLLLGEQQSDQAYVKLKLCEVLDTTPDGVITLDPDFVPTFIHAHASSYLLSCLKEVISMLSHRGDTIADRIRSNGKVGGVEVGDFMMLQLINRTELLLRHYLGLEQVHPEELYRTLLTMLGDLATFASDSKRPRLDSRYQHSDQGASFRKLMDAIRQVLSMVLEQHAIELELQARQYGIIVSPLHDHKLLGSASFVLAASANCDSEELRHRLPAHLKVGPVERIRQLVNLHLPGIKVKPLPVAPRQIAFHSNKTYFILELSSEDLAQLERSGGFAFHVSGEFAELELKFWAIRS, encoded by the coding sequence ATGAACGTGCATAAAGTCATTTGGCAGGAAGGCATGCTGCTGCGCCCGCAGCACTTCCAGCACAACGATCGTTATTACGACTACCAGATGAAAACCCGCACCCAGTTGCTGGGCAGTTATTCCTGGGGTTTTCTGGGGCTGGAGATCGACCTGCAGTTCCTCAACATGGGCAAGCTGGTGATCAGCCAGGCCTCCGGCATCCTGCCCGACGGCAGTCTGTTCGAACTGGGCGGCAACACCGAGCCGCTGGCCCTCGACGTGCCGCCGAACACCGGCAATACCCCGATCTATCTGGCCTTGCCGCTGGTGACCGGTAACCACATCGAGTCGCGCCGTCCGGAGCAGTCCGACGTGCTGGCGCGCTACACCACCTACGAGGCGGAAGTGGCCGACTCCAACGCAGGCGACGAATCCAGCAGCCAGGTCAGCTGTGCGTGGCCGGACTTCCGTCTGCTGCTGGGCGAGCAACAGAGCGACCAGGCCTATGTGAAGCTCAAGCTCTGCGAAGTCCTCGATACCACGCCTGACGGGGTGATCACCCTCGACCCGGACTTCGTGCCGACCTTCATCCACGCCCATGCATCGAGCTACCTGCTGTCGTGCTTGAAAGAAGTGATCAGCATGCTTAGCCACCGGGGCGACACCATTGCCGACCGGATTCGTTCCAACGGCAAGGTCGGCGGTGTCGAAGTCGGCGACTTCATGATGCTGCAACTGATCAATCGCACCGAGCTGCTGCTGCGCCACTACCTGGGCCTGGAGCAGGTGCATCCGGAAGAGCTGTACCGTACGCTGCTGACCATGCTCGGCGATTTGGCGACTTTCGCCAGTGACAGCAAGCGGCCGCGCCTGGACAGCCGCTACCAGCACAGCGACCAGGGCGCGAGCTTCCGCAAGTTGATGGACGCGATCCGCCAGGTGCTGTCGATGGTGCTCGAACAGCACGCCATCGAGCTGGAGCTGCAGGCGCGTCAGTACGGGATCATCGTGTCGCCGTTGCACGACCACAAGCTGCTGGGTTCGGCCTCGTTCGTCCTGGCCGCCAGTGCCAACTGCGACTCCGAAGAACTACGCCATCGCTTGCCGGCGCACCTCAAGGTCGGCCCGGTGGAGCGTATTCGCCAGCTGGTCAACCTGCACCTGCCCGGGATCAAGGTCAAACCGTTGCCGGTGGCGCCACGGCAGATCGCGTTCCACTCCAACAAAACCTATTTCATCCTCGAACTCAGTTCCGAAGACCTGGCGCAACTGGAGCGTTCCGGCGGTTTCGCCTTCCATGTGTCCGGCGAATTCGCCGAGCTTGAACTGAAATTCTGGGCCATCAGGAGCTGA
- the icmH gene encoding type IVB secretion system protein IcmH/DotU, whose translation MIKDMEHNQDDKTVLLDRQGHGPAQSPLTDFAAPPRFEQLEERMIYAARLRPAEAFNISLNALVAAASDLLSEVVRLKHSDTREDLYALNERLTAGLKLFEVRALHNGAESSQVMAARYVLCTVVDEAVVTTPWGNESEWSQMSLLSSFHNETFGGEKFFQLLGRLSKNPVKHLPMLELMYLCLSLGFEGKYRVMARGMLELEGIRDALYRQIRQLRGDVPRELSPHWEGLHDKRRNLVRIVPWWMVALFTVVCLVVMYSGFAWVLGEQRETVLQPYQKLDPAVVQPQQ comes from the coding sequence ATGATCAAGGACATGGAACACAACCAGGACGACAAAACCGTCCTGCTCGATCGCCAGGGCCATGGCCCGGCGCAGAGTCCGCTGACCGATTTCGCCGCGCCGCCGCGCTTCGAGCAACTGGAAGAACGGATGATCTACGCCGCGCGCTTGCGCCCGGCCGAGGCCTTCAACATCAGCCTGAACGCGTTGGTGGCGGCGGCCTCCGATCTGTTGTCGGAAGTGGTGCGCCTCAAGCACAGCGACACCCGCGAAGACCTGTACGCGCTCAACGAGCGGCTGACCGCGGGCCTGAAACTGTTCGAAGTGCGCGCCCTGCACAACGGCGCCGAAAGCAGCCAGGTCATGGCCGCCCGCTACGTGTTGTGCACCGTGGTCGACGAGGCGGTGGTCACGACCCCCTGGGGCAATGAAAGCGAGTGGTCGCAGATGAGCCTGCTCAGCAGCTTCCACAACGAGACCTTTGGTGGCGAGAAGTTCTTCCAGCTGCTGGGTCGACTGTCGAAGAACCCGGTCAAGCATCTGCCGATGCTAGAGCTGATGTACCTGTGCCTGTCGCTGGGCTTCGAGGGCAAGTACCGGGTCATGGCCCGCGGCATGCTCGAACTCGAAGGCATCCGCGATGCGTTGTACCGGCAGATCCGTCAGCTGCGTGGCGACGTGCCGCGCGAGCTGTCGCCGCACTGGGAGGGCTTGCACGACAAACGACGCAACCTGGTGCGCATCGTGCCGTGGTGGATGGTCGCGCTGTTCACGGTGGTCTGCCTGGTGGTGATGTATTCGGGGTTCGCCTGGGTTCTGGGCGAGCAGCGCGAGACCGTTCTGCAACCTTATCAGAAGCTTGACCCGGCCGTGGTCCAGCCCCAGCAGTAA
- a CDS encoding PP2C family serine/threonine-protein phosphatase: MVVATTWRSAARTDPGKVRARNEDAFLDCPEQGLWVVADGMGGHQGGDIASQLIVASMAELPVQDSFDERLKGLRQCLHWLNRRLGQELTVTAERHDSIMGSTVVALLLEGNRAACIWAGDSRCYLWRGQRLYQLSKDHSLQQQLIDEQQMSVEQARAHPAANALTRAVGASEQLTLDVLELQVYPGDAFLLCSDGLYQGLTSDALGNALSLASPQVALERLFDGAMRGSARDNLTAVVIRQ, translated from the coding sequence ATGGTGGTTGCCACTACCTGGCGCAGCGCTGCGCGCACCGACCCGGGCAAGGTTCGGGCGCGCAACGAAGATGCTTTCCTCGACTGTCCGGAGCAGGGGCTCTGGGTGGTCGCGGACGGCATGGGCGGGCATCAGGGTGGCGACATCGCCAGCCAGTTGATCGTTGCCAGCATGGCCGAGTTGCCGGTGCAGGACAGTTTCGACGAGCGGCTCAAGGGCCTGCGCCAGTGCCTGCACTGGCTCAACCGGCGCCTGGGCCAGGAGTTGACCGTCACCGCCGAGCGACACGACAGCATCATGGGCAGCACCGTGGTCGCGCTGTTGCTGGAAGGCAACCGCGCGGCGTGCATCTGGGCCGGTGACAGCCGCTGTTACCTGTGGCGCGGGCAGCGTTTGTACCAGCTGTCCAAGGACCATTCGCTGCAGCAGCAATTGATCGACGAGCAACAGATGAGCGTCGAACAGGCGCGGGCGCATCCGGCGGCCAATGCCCTGACCCGGGCAGTGGGAGCCAGCGAGCAACTGACCCTGGATGTCCTGGAACTGCAGGTCTACCCCGGCGATGCCTTCCTACTGTGCAGTGATGGCCTGTACCAGGGGCTGACCAGCGATGCGCTGGGCAACGCCTTGAGCTTGGCTTCACCGCAGGTGGCGCTGGAACGTCTGTTCGACGGCGCCATGCGGGGCTCGGCACGGGACAACCTGACAGCCGTGGTGATCCGCCAATGA
- the tssJ gene encoding type VI secretion system lipoprotein TssJ, which translates to MSRCSTLLLKTLAALTALALLAGCSSLSPYSTMTKLNIKLTASDQLNPDLNGRPSPIVVRLIELKHPVAFESADFFSLYERAKESLAPDMVASEELELRPGETVELKLSVEEGSRYVGVLAAYRDLSETQWRYVVQLTPVELTEADLTLDQAGICTSNATLAKADK; encoded by the coding sequence ATGTCTCGCTGCTCGACCCTGTTACTCAAGACGCTGGCTGCGCTGACCGCCCTGGCGTTGCTGGCCGGCTGCTCGTCGCTGTCGCCGTACTCGACCATGACCAAGCTGAACATCAAGCTGACCGCCAGCGACCAGCTCAACCCGGACCTCAACGGTCGTCCGTCGCCGATCGTGGTGCGGCTGATCGAGCTCAAGCATCCGGTGGCCTTCGAGAGCGCGGATTTCTTCAGCCTCTACGAGCGCGCCAAGGAGTCCCTGGCGCCGGACATGGTGGCCAGCGAAGAGCTGGAACTGCGCCCGGGTGAAACCGTGGAACTCAAGCTCAGCGTCGAAGAAGGCAGCCGCTACGTCGGCGTGCTGGCGGCCTACCGCGACCTGTCGGAAACCCAGTGGCGCTATGTGGTCCAGCTCACTCCGGTGGAGCTGACCGAAGCCGATCTGACCCTCGACCAGGCCGGTATCTGTACCAGCAATGCAACGCTCGCCAAGGCGGACAAGTAA
- the tssM gene encoding type VI secretion system membrane subunit TssM, whose translation MKNFFKKIGAFLRKTWVWTLLLVLFVALLVWFVGPLLAVNDYKLWESATSRLLTISVLFLIWGLTMVFVSWRAGIRKKEMEDSEDGQERLHREELIDEEQKELRSRFKEAMRTLKTSSLYRGRSERWRTDLPWYLLIGPQSSGKTSLLDFSGLEFPINKIDRKLTRDTIGTRHYDWYFADHGVLIDTAGRYLTQPDAEVDGSAWSTLLNLLRKRRRGRPLNGVLVTIPVELLLSGNEQDLDTLARQVRARLQDVHQKLHVDVPVYLVLSKADQLLGFDEFFDQMSREESDQVLGTSFCKEQNGTDVAVLRQEFEELLRRLNSQVIMRMHQERDTQRRGRILDLPHQLGQIGERLCLFVDMAFTGNRYQRASQLRGFYLTSAPHLTEKLDHDTASIGASLGMAAGILPTLRSGRSRFIHHLMSRVIFPEAGLAGLDKRERNRIHWGQRALYFGALVALAVFGLLWAGGFSANYERLENLRSLAQNWGQQRTSLTARDDAMAALRTLDTSFEATKVFPAKGDVSLRERLGLYQGEESNPVLLSAYERELQAQLLPRVAQMLEGQIRTNMRDRDRLLNSLRAYLMLNMQDRRDPSWLKDWVATDWSTLYAGNTSVQNGLNAHFERLLKLPFSYPLNDTLVAQSRQVLRSESLANVVYRVLREQGRSLPEYRLSQHLGSQGDLFFGTDYAIPGFYTQQGYQQYFSVQGAALVTDILRDNWVLGEGSGISGMDLRRLMVALEQLYFRDYANYWSEAVGQVGLQPFNDAGEGADQVAGLTSANSPVLQLLVEVRDNTRFQAIAESAEDVTAAADKAAEKGGALGKVAAVAAGKAQEALAKNLPDNAKKSLQRRFEPLHRLLDDNNGPAADLTPALQALNDLQLQLAGLARASAPEQAAFEMAKTRMSGQRDALSNLRNASVRLPRPVSVWFNVLAEDTWRLVLNDSYQYLNQRYQSELYSFYGKAISKRYPFSAHSTSDVAISDFREFFKAQGIADRFFETYMRPFVSGDPGNYRLRSIDGHNLPMSKAYLDQMAAAQVIRQSFFSENSAEPQVQFKLEPYTLDPAVSRSEFRFGDKTMEYRHGPIVPVSFKWPTDAEDGRTSLVLDKMAGRPIGIEKSTGPWSLFRLFDLMQTEYLTGRDVLVLKAEVGGLRANYLLMSQRTPNPFDMGVLRTFRMPVQL comes from the coding sequence ATGAAAAACTTCTTCAAGAAAATCGGCGCCTTCCTGCGCAAGACGTGGGTCTGGACGCTGTTGCTGGTGCTGTTCGTGGCACTGTTGGTGTGGTTCGTCGGGCCGCTGCTGGCGGTCAACGACTACAAGCTCTGGGAAAGCGCGACCTCGCGCCTGCTGACCATCAGCGTGCTGTTCCTGATCTGGGGCCTGACCATGGTCTTCGTCAGCTGGCGCGCCGGGATCCGCAAGAAAGAAATGGAAGACAGCGAAGACGGCCAGGAACGCCTGCATCGTGAAGAGCTGATCGACGAGGAACAGAAAGAGCTGCGCAGCCGCTTCAAGGAAGCCATGCGCACCCTCAAGACCTCGAGCCTATATCGCGGACGCAGCGAGCGCTGGCGCACCGACTTGCCCTGGTACCTGCTGATCGGTCCGCAGAGTAGTGGCAAGACCAGCCTGCTGGATTTCTCTGGTCTAGAATTCCCGATCAACAAGATCGACCGCAAGCTGACCCGCGACACCATCGGCACCCGGCATTACGACTGGTACTTCGCCGACCACGGCGTACTGATCGACACCGCTGGCCGTTACCTGACCCAGCCTGACGCGGAAGTCGACGGCAGCGCCTGGAGCACCTTGCTCAACCTGTTGCGCAAGCGCCGTCGCGGGCGTCCGCTCAACGGCGTTCTGGTGACCATTCCAGTGGAACTGTTGCTGAGCGGCAATGAACAGGATCTCGACACCCTGGCGCGCCAAGTGCGCGCGCGCCTGCAGGACGTTCACCAGAAGCTGCACGTCGATGTGCCGGTGTACCTGGTGCTGAGCAAGGCCGACCAGTTGCTGGGCTTCGACGAGTTCTTCGATCAGATGAGCCGCGAGGAAAGCGATCAGGTGCTCGGCACCAGCTTCTGCAAGGAGCAGAACGGCACCGACGTCGCCGTGCTGCGCCAGGAGTTCGAAGAGCTGCTGCGGCGCCTGAACAGCCAGGTGATCATGCGCATGCACCAGGAGCGCGACACCCAGCGCCGTGGTCGCATCCTCGACCTCCCGCACCAGTTGGGGCAGATCGGTGAGCGCCTGTGCCTGTTCGTCGACATGGCATTCACCGGCAACCGCTACCAGCGGGCCAGCCAGCTGCGCGGTTTCTACCTGACCAGCGCGCCGCACCTGACCGAGAAGCTCGACCACGACACTGCCAGCATCGGCGCCAGCCTGGGCATGGCGGCCGGCATTCTGCCGACCCTGCGCAGCGGGCGTTCGCGTTTCATTCATCACCTGATGAGCCGGGTGATTTTTCCCGAGGCCGGTCTGGCCGGCTTGGACAAACGCGAGCGCAATCGCATCCATTGGGGCCAGCGTGCGCTGTACTTCGGCGCGCTGGTGGCACTGGCGGTGTTCGGCCTGCTCTGGGCCGGCGGTTTTTCCGCCAACTACGAGCGCCTGGAAAACCTGCGTTCCCTGGCGCAGAACTGGGGCCAGCAGCGTACGTCCCTGACCGCGCGCGACGACGCGATGGCGGCGCTCAGAACCCTCGACACCAGCTTCGAAGCCACCAAGGTATTCCCGGCCAAGGGCGATGTGTCTCTGCGCGAACGTCTCGGCCTGTACCAGGGCGAAGAAAGCAACCCGGTGTTGCTCAGCGCCTACGAGCGTGAGTTGCAAGCGCAACTGCTGCCACGGGTGGCGCAGATGCTGGAAGGGCAGATCCGCACCAACATGCGCGACCGCGACCGTCTGCTCAACAGCCTGCGGGCCTACCTGATGCTGAACATGCAGGATCGTCGCGATCCGTCCTGGCTCAAGGACTGGGTGGCCACCGACTGGTCGACGCTCTACGCCGGCAACACCTCGGTGCAGAACGGCCTGAACGCACACTTCGAACGTCTGCTCAAGCTGCCGTTCAGCTACCCGCTCAACGACACACTGGTGGCCCAGTCCCGCCAGGTGCTGCGCAGCGAGTCGCTGGCCAACGTGGTTTATCGCGTGTTGCGCGAACAGGGCCGGAGCCTGCCGGAGTACCGTCTGAGCCAGCACCTAGGGTCGCAGGGCGACCTGTTTTTCGGTACCGACTATGCCATCCCGGGCTTCTACACCCAGCAGGGTTATCAGCAGTACTTCTCGGTCCAGGGCGCAGCATTGGTCACCGATATCCTGCGTGATAACTGGGTGCTGGGTGAAGGCAGCGGTATCAGCGGTATGGACCTGCGCCGTCTGATGGTGGCGCTCGAGCAGTTGTACTTCCGCGACTACGCCAACTACTGGAGTGAGGCGGTCGGCCAGGTTGGCCTGCAACCGTTCAACGATGCCGGCGAAGGCGCCGATCAGGTCGCCGGCCTGACCTCGGCCAACTCGCCGGTGCTGCAACTGCTGGTGGAGGTGCGTGATAACACCCGCTTCCAGGCCATCGCCGAAAGCGCTGAAGACGTGACCGCCGCGGCGGACAAGGCAGCCGAGAAGGGCGGGGCGCTGGGCAAGGTCGCGGCGGTTGCCGCGGGCAAGGCTCAGGAAGCCCTGGCCAAGAACCTGCCGGATAACGCGAAGAAGTCGCTGCAGCGTCGCTTCGAGCCGCTGCACCGTCTGCTGGATGACAACAACGGCCCGGCGGCGGACCTGACGCCGGCGCTGCAGGCGCTGAACGACCTGCAACTGCAACTGGCCGGCCTGGCCCGTGCCAGCGCGCCCGAGCAGGCGGCGTTCGAGATGGCCAAGACCCGCATGAGCGGCCAGCGCGATGCGCTGAGCAACCTGCGCAACGCCTCGGTGCGCCTGCCGCGTCCGGTGAGTGTGTGGTTCAACGTGCTGGCGGAAGACACCTGGCGCCTGGTGCTCAACGACTCCTACCAGTACCTGAACCAGCGTTATCAGAGCGAGCTGTACAGCTTCTACGGCAAGGCCATCAGCAAGCGTTATCCGTTCAGCGCCCACAGCACCAGCGATGTTGCCATCAGCGACTTCCGCGAGTTCTTCAAGGCCCAGGGCATCGCCGATCGCTTCTTTGAAACCTACATGCGGCCTTTCGTCAGCGGTGATCCGGGCAACTACCGCCTGCGCAGCATCGATGGCCACAACCTGCCGATGTCCAAGGCCTACCTCGACCAGATGGCCGCGGCCCAGGTGATCCGCCAGAGCTTCTTCTCGGAGAACTCGGCGGAGCCGCAGGTGCAGTTCAAGCTGGAGCCGTACACCCTGGACCCGGCGGTCAGCCGTTCCGAGTTCCGTTTCGGCGACAAGACCATGGAATACCGTCACGGCCCGATCGTGCCGGTATCTTTCAAGTGGCCGACCGATGCCGAAGACGGCCGGACCAGCCTGGTGCTGGACAAGATGGCCGGACGCCCGATCGGAATCGAAAAGAGCACCGGCCCCTGGTCGCTGTTTCGTCTGTTTGACCTGATGCAGACCGAGTACCTGACTGGCCGTGACGTGCTGGTGCTCAAGGCTGAGGTGGGTGGCCTGCGCGCCAACTATCTGCTGATGAGCCAGCGCACGCCGAACCCGTTCGACATGGGCGTGCTGCGCACCTTCCGCATGCCGGTGCAGCTCTGA
- the tagH gene encoding type VI secretion system-associated FHA domain protein TagH, whose translation MELVFEMLNTKQFVPTELRSKTFKQAGGVIGRGEDCDWIIPDRKRHLSNHHAIVSYRGGTFFLTDTSSNGIQASDSGARLRKGEPQRIEHGSVYVLGDFEIRARLVRDSATFDTEVGRPQAAGSIIPDDVFLDLDPLNALDQQERVYSEIDELTALNTPRQEPPQRADYARIDMESLLVPGLVAQPEALVAVEPAPVERQSEGFWEHFSAALGVDLKGLDNDSREALAINAARLLKQSIGGLQQNLRTRSELKNELRLALTAAQGGSKNPLKFAVDASEALGILLQGNKPAQLPAEQAISRAFRDLQAHQVALLTASRAAVRGTLEHFSPQQLTLRFERDNKPLLATSGSHWRAYNRYHKALSQDDDWSERLLARDFAQAYEEQIRLISTLHTEHQG comes from the coding sequence ATGGAACTGGTTTTCGAAATGCTGAACACCAAGCAGTTCGTGCCCACGGAGTTGCGCAGCAAAACCTTCAAGCAGGCCGGCGGCGTGATCGGGCGCGGCGAGGATTGCGACTGGATCATTCCGGACCGCAAGCGCCACCTGTCCAATCACCACGCGATCGTCAGCTACCGCGGCGGTACGTTTTTCCTCACCGATACCAGCAGCAACGGTATCCAGGCCAGCGACAGCGGCGCACGCCTGCGCAAGGGCGAGCCGCAGCGTATCGAGCACGGCAGTGTCTATGTGCTGGGGGATTTCGAGATCCGTGCGCGCCTGGTGCGCGATTCGGCGACCTTCGACACCGAGGTCGGTCGTCCGCAAGCCGCTGGCAGCATCATTCCCGATGACGTATTCCTCGACCTCGACCCTCTCAACGCGCTGGACCAGCAGGAGCGGGTGTATTCGGAAATCGACGAACTGACCGCGCTCAACACGCCGCGCCAGGAACCACCGCAGCGCGCGGACTATGCGCGCATCGACATGGAAAGCCTGCTGGTGCCGGGACTGGTGGCGCAGCCCGAGGCGCTGGTCGCCGTCGAGCCGGCCCCGGTGGAGCGTCAGAGCGAAGGCTTCTGGGAGCATTTCAGCGCGGCGCTGGGGGTGGATCTCAAAGGCCTCGATAACGACAGCCGCGAAGCCCTGGCGATCAATGCCGCGCGTCTGCTCAAGCAAAGCATCGGCGGCCTGCAGCAGAACCTGCGTACCCGCAGTGAGCTGAAAAACGAACTGCGCCTGGCCCTGACCGCCGCCCAGGGCGGCAGTAAGAACCCGCTGAAGTTCGCCGTGGACGCCAGCGAAGCGCTGGGCATCCTGCTGCAGGGCAACAAGCCCGCCCAGTTGCCGGCCGAGCAGGCGATCTCCCGCGCCTTCCGCGATCTGCAGGCGCATCAGGTGGCGCTGTTGACGGCCAGCCGCGCGGCCGTGCGCGGCACCCTCGAGCATTTCTCGCCACAGCAGCTAACCCTGCGTTTCGAGCGTGACAACAAGCCGCTGTTGGCCACTTCCGGCAGCCACTGGAGAGCCTACAACCGTTACCACAAGGCACTGAGTCAGGACGATGATTGGAGCGAACGTCTGCTGGCCCGTGACTTCGCCCAGGCCTACGAAGAACAGATCCGGCTGATCTCCACCCTTCACACCGAACACCAAGGATGA